In a single window of the Streptacidiphilus sp. P02-A3a genome:
- a CDS encoding nucleotide sugar dehydrogenase, with protein sequence MPMELVAAGSPPEPNEEAEQAADREAQEHAAGTVAVVGLGYVGLPTALALLAAGNEVIGLDASEARLDAIRRRDVDLLPSDHERLTASLAEDATDSRFTLTSDPARLAAARTVLICVPTPVDRHQVPDLSAMAAACATAVANAVPGQLLVLTSTTYVGTTRDLLVEPLAERGLVAGTDIFVAFSPERIDPGNSRHTQESTPRVVGGTGERSTRIAAAVLHRTAPSVHVLPSPEDAEMTKLWENTFRAVNIALANEFAEDCRGLGLDPSPIIAAAATKPYGFMPFYPGPGVGGHCIPCDPHYLLWQLRAKRISSPLIDAAMTAIAGRPRQVVRRVRELLADRGLSLSGARVLLVGVAYKPGVADLRESPALEIMEELHQDGAKVHFTDPLVPVVRLGAEVLASEAAPEADNWDLVLVHTVHPGADLSWLAELGNVLDATYRLDSVPARAIL encoded by the coding sequence ATGCCCATGGAGCTCGTGGCCGCCGGCTCACCACCGGAACCGAACGAAGAGGCCGAGCAGGCCGCGGACCGCGAGGCCCAGGAGCACGCGGCGGGCACCGTCGCCGTGGTCGGACTCGGCTATGTCGGCCTGCCCACCGCCCTGGCCCTGCTCGCGGCGGGCAACGAGGTCATCGGCCTGGACGCGAGCGAGGCCCGGCTGGACGCGATCCGCCGCCGTGACGTCGACCTGCTGCCCAGCGACCACGAGCGGCTGACCGCCAGCCTCGCCGAGGACGCCACCGACAGCCGGTTCACCCTCACCAGCGACCCGGCCCGGCTCGCCGCGGCCCGCACCGTGCTGATCTGCGTGCCCACCCCGGTCGACCGGCACCAGGTGCCCGACCTCAGCGCCATGGCCGCGGCCTGCGCCACCGCCGTGGCCAACGCCGTCCCCGGGCAGCTGCTGGTGCTCACCTCCACCACCTACGTCGGCACCACCCGCGACCTGCTGGTCGAGCCGCTGGCCGAGCGCGGCCTGGTCGCCGGGACGGACATCTTCGTCGCCTTCTCGCCGGAGCGGATCGACCCCGGCAACTCCCGGCACACGCAGGAGAGCACGCCCCGGGTGGTCGGCGGCACCGGCGAGCGCTCCACCCGGATCGCCGCCGCCGTGCTGCACCGCACCGCGCCCTCGGTGCACGTGCTGCCCTCGCCGGAGGACGCCGAGATGACGAAGCTCTGGGAGAACACCTTCCGGGCCGTCAACATCGCGCTGGCCAACGAGTTCGCCGAGGACTGCCGCGGCCTGGGCCTGGACCCCTCGCCGATCATCGCGGCGGCGGCGACCAAGCCCTACGGCTTCATGCCCTTCTACCCCGGCCCCGGCGTCGGCGGCCACTGCATCCCCTGCGACCCGCACTACCTGCTCTGGCAGCTGCGGGCGAAGCGGATATCCTCCCCGCTGATCGACGCCGCGATGACCGCCATCGCGGGCCGCCCGCGCCAGGTCGTCCGCCGGGTCCGGGAACTGCTCGCGGACCGGGGGCTCAGCCTGTCCGGCGCCCGGGTGCTGCTGGTCGGCGTCGCCTACAAGCCCGGGGTCGCCGACCTGCGCGAGTCCCCGGCGCTGGAGATCATGGAGGAGCTGCACCAGGACGGCGCCAAGGTGCACTTCACCGACCCGCTGGTGCCGGTCGTCCGGCTCGGGGCCGAGGTCCTGGCCAGCGAGGCCGCGCCCGAGGCCGACAACTGGGACCTGGTGCTGGTGCACACCGTCCACCCCGGCGCCGACCTGTCCTGGCTGGCCGAACTGGGCAACGTGCTCGACGCCACCTACCGCCTCGACTCGGTCCCGGCGAGGGCGATCCTGTGA